Within Saccharomycodes ludwigii strain NBRC 1722 chromosome IV, whole genome shotgun sequence, the genomic segment TTGCGTTATGcaataaataatcataaGAAAAGGGGGGTGGaacaaccaaaaaaaaagaaataaagctcgaaataattattattattattattattatctgtttatatttaaatatgcTAAATTAGGATTCAGACAGTTTatactattttttctaaaagttgttttttgatatttataAGTAAACAAttccaaacaaaaaaaagaaaaaaaaagaaattatttttcacaTTCAATAAGCTCAATTTGAGTAAAAAAACTAAGTGGTTCCTAGCAGGATCGAACTGCTGATCCCCGCGTTATTAGCACGGTGCCTTAACCAACTGGGCCAAGGAACCAAATTCCGTTTGAGTTTACATCTAACATCTGtggaaatattaataaatgatttatCTTCCTATAAAATCTGTTTTATATTAAGTGCTAATAAGACACCCAGTATGACAACCTAGTAAGCGTGGTAATAGCTGTAAATAGTTGGATACTACGTTATTATAAGTTATTCATGTTTGAATAAGGGTATATTTTAGGTGATTGattgttatatatagaagatatttaataaacaaaaacgaTTAATTTGGAATAGGTTTAACCAAGTGGTATCTTTACTCCAATACTTTGCAACATAGTTTTACTCTTTTAATGGTTACCCAATTACGTgaaatatgtatattttattgtgAAAACATATTCcttatgtaatttttttttttttttttttcaaaaatccCAAGATACTTTTACTATTACAacttgaataaaaaaaaaaaaaattcacttgaaaaataattttcgcaacaatttttattttgtaattttttgtcatttacaataaaacacttaatattaaaacatgGTGCTAATGGCAATATAATATGCTGACTCTTTTTGTTATGcttcattattaaaaaaaaaaaaagaaaaaaaagaaacgagaAATTTTAATGcatgtattaaaaaatttttcattgaaaaaatattgccCGAacgatatatatatgactaacttaattatattttattctaaaaacaaccttaaaaaaagaaaaagaaagaaaagttttcttcttttcttttaatacaaTTCCTCTTACGATATTTAATAAGTAGGTTTAAACGTAAAAGttgtcttttttcttttttctttttttctttttttcttttcttcccTTTCTCTTTTCCTTCCATCTTGTGCCTTCAGCCTTCTTCATAAGTATTCTTTAGTTAgcaaatttataaatttgattctaataagtttttttcataATGCATCATTGaaatcagaaaaaaaatataaaaaaaaaacatattagaaatattataatcaacAATACATACACTACACACAATGTTCATTCAAAATACTCATGCTGGTGATAGAAGACGCTTAGAAGATTGGAGAATCAAAGGTTACGATCCCTTAACTCCACCTGATTTATTACAACATCAATACCCAATTAGTGAAAAGGGATCCCAAATTATCATCAATGCTAGAGAAGCTGTTTGCGACGTTTTAAATGGTAAAGACGATAGATTAGTTATAGTTGTTGGTCCATGTTCAATTCATGATCCTGAAGCTGCTTATGATTATTCCGATAGATTAAGTAAGTTGAGtcaagttttaaaagatgATTTGATCATTATTATGAGAGCTTATTTAGAAAAGCCAAGAACAACAGTTGGTTGGAAGGGGTTAATTAACGATCCAGCAATTGACGGGTCCTTCCAAATTAATAAGGGTTTACAAATTTCCAGAGAAATGTTTACTAAATTAGTCGAGAAATTGCCAATTGCCGGTGAAATGTTAGATACCATATCTCCTCAATTTTTAAGTGATTGTTTCAGTTTGGGTGCTATTGGTGCTAGAACCACTGAATCTCAATTGCATAGAGAACTAGCATCCGGATTATCTTTCCCAATTggatttaaaaatggtaCTGATGGTGGCTTACAGGTTGCTGTTGATGCCGTTAGAGCAGCTTCTCACCCTCATTATTTCTTGAGTGTTACCAAACCTGGTGTTACTGCTATTGTTGGTACTGAAGGTAATAAAGATACCTTTATCATATTGAGAGGTGGTAAGAAGGGTACTAATTTTGATAGTGAAAATGTTAAGTTAGCTAAAAGTGAACTGGTCAAAGCCAAAATTGTTGATGAAGAAGGCAAACAAAGAAGAATTATGATAGATTGTTCTCACGGTAACAGTAATAAGGATTTTAGAAATCAACCTAAAGTAGCAGAATGTATTTATGAACAATTGACTAAAGGTGAAAATTCCATTTGTGGTGTTATGATTGAATCCAATATCGTTGAAGGAAGACAAGATGTTCCACCAGAGGGCGGTAGAGATAAGTTAAAATATGGTTGTTCAATTACCGATGCTTGTATTGGCTGGGAAACTACTGAagatgttttaaatttattggcAAAGGGTGTTAGAAAtagaagaaatattttaaacaaatgattttattattattaaaaaaaaaaaaaaaaaaaagcagtTTTCAACTTAtggttttttcttttctttttttttttttttttttttgtttccaatctttatttatatttataacgCATGTAAAATAGAagttaataaaacaatgctaattaaatatttttaaatatttaggTTCTCAAGTCGCGCTTTCAACTCTttattctctttttttaataactcTAATTCAATGTGCAATTCCTTGGACCTTCCATAGCTTAACATCTTGGCCATTTCTTGGTTTTCTTTGGTTAACATATCTAGCCTGGTAACAATTTTGTGCGCCATCGTTTCTTCATCATATCGCCCATTTTTAGTGACTGTGTTAGAAGGATTCAATGCAATGGCAGTTAGCACACTTTCTAATTTCTCCTTAGTATCCTTTAATTCTGTTTCTCTCTCTTGTAATGTTGTAGAtaaattattcaataaCATTTCTAGGTTTGCAGGGACTTCTATACTATCCTCCATAACATTAGCAGTATTGCTgggattattattgtatttttggttaaataaagttt encodes:
- the ARO3 gene encoding 3-deoxy-7-phosphoheptulonate synthase ARO3 (similar to Saccharomyces cerevisiae YDR035W | ARO3 | AROmatic amino acid requiring); the protein is MFIQNTHAGDRRRLEDWRIKGYDPLTPPDLLQHQYPISEKGSQIIINAREAVCDVLNGKDDRLVIVVGPCSIHDPEAAYDYSDRLSKLSQVLKDDLIIIMRAYLEKPRTTVGWKGLINDPAIDGSFQINKGLQISREMFTKLVEKLPIAGEMLDTISPQFLSDCFSLGAIGARTTESQLHRELASGLSFPIGFKNGTDGGLQVAVDAVRAASHPHYFLSVTKPGVTAIVGTEGNKDTFIILRGGKKGTNFDSENVKLAKSELVKAKIVDEEGKQRRIMIDCSHGNSNKDFRNQPKVAECIYEQLTKGENSICGVMIESNIVEGRQDVPPEGGRDKLKYGCSITDACIGWETTEDVLNLLAKGVRNRRNILNK